A DNA window from Ficedula albicollis isolate OC2 chromosome 1, FicAlb1.5, whole genome shotgun sequence contains the following coding sequences:
- the NXPE3 gene encoding NXPE family member 3, which translates to MWRDSFRLQLFCLLMAVLAVVVLVHNFFQLENLDDDTVSGSSWITENNVQHSLSQTAKTTRKPYCGYTQQTLSKREQAEQESLLAAIEWPKPPDGKIAFEQSTDPTHSDFVIVKPSRFFKVGDQLEILVRMKDFQGKPKQYGGDYLQARIHSPGLKAGAAGRIVDCQNGLYKVFFTLLWPGEVKVSVSLVHPSEAIQVLLRLREERPDRVYFKSSFKSGRYSETTECNVCLPGGLPVCNFTDLYTGEPWFCYKPRKLSCASRISHAKGGYLKGLLTQEESLFFQSDVNIKRPILSSGPDSVIVKPKAFTDSSSMDRAEDPTVSPSGYYYEDQWRSRTHWIHNFNKSDDITECLQGKVIHLFGDSTIRQWFEYLTAFVPDLVEFDLGSPKNVGPFMSVDLKHNILLKFRCHGPPIRFSTVFSSELRYIANELNSIVGGRNTVIAITIWSHFSTFPVQVYMRRLRNIRRAVLQLLDRSPKTAIVIRTANVQELGPEVSLFNSDWYSFQLDSVMRKMFSGIAVHFVDAWEMSVAHYSPHNLHPNEIIVKNQIDAFLSYVCPLQT; encoded by the exons aaccTGGATGATGACACAGTTTCAGGATCGAGTTGGATAACAGAAAACAATGTCCAGCATTCTCTGTCACAGACAGCCAAAACTACCAGGAAGCCTTACTGTGGGTACACGCAGCAGACCTTGTCCAAAAGGGAACAAGCGGAGCAGGAATCGTTGCTTGCTGCAATAGAGTGGCCAAAGCCCCCTGATGGCAAAATTGCCTTTGAACAAAGCACTGATCCCACACACAGTGACTTTGTGATTGTGAAACCCAGCAGGTTCTTCAAGGTGGGTGATCAGTTGGAGATACTTGTTCGTATGAAGGATTTCCAAGGAAAACCCAAGCAGTATGGTGGAGACTATTTACAGGCACGAATCCACTCTCCTGGGCTgaaagctggagcagcaggaaggattGTGGATTGCCAAAATGGCCTTTACAAAGTCTTCTTTACCTTGCTTTGGCCAGGAGAGGTCAAAGTTTCTGTGTCACTTGTCCATCCCAGTGAAGCAATCCAAGTTCTCCTGCGTTTACGAGAGGAAAGGCCGGACAGAGTCTATTTCAAAAGCTCATTCAAGTCTGGGAGGTATTCAGAAACGACAGAGTGCAATGTTTGCTTGCCTGGAGGTCTCCCAGTCTGTAACTTCACAGATCTCTACACGGGTGAGCCATGGTTCTGTTACAAGCCTCGAAAACTGTCCTGTGCCAGCCGAATCAGCCATGCCAAAGGTGGATATCTGAAAGGTCTTCTGACACAAGAGGAAAGCCTCTTTTTCCAAAG TGATGTGAATATCAAAAGGCCAATTCTCTCCAGTGGACCAGATTCAGTCATTGTAAAGCCCAAGGCATTTACAG attCAAGCAGTATGGACAGAGCTGAAGATCCCACAGTTTCCCCTTCTGGTTATTATTATGAAGACCAGTGGAGATCTAGAACACATTGGATCCATAATTTTAACAAATCAGATGATATAACTGAGTGCTTACAAGGAAAAGTAATCCACTTGTTTGGAGACTCTACAATAAGGCAGTGGTTTGAATATTTGACAGCATTTGTTCCAG ATCTAGTGGAATTCGACCTGGGCAGCCCGAAGAACGTGGGCCCCTTCATGTCCGTGGACCTGAAGCACAACATCCTGCTGAAGTTCCGCTGCCACGGGCCGCCCATCCGCTTCTCCACGGTGTTCAGCAGCGAGCTGCGCTACATCGCCAACGAGCTCAACAGCATCGTGGGCGGCAGGAACACCGTCATCGCCATCACCATCTGGTCCCACTTCAGCACCTTCCCCGTGCAAGTGTACATGCGGCGCCTCAGGAACATCCGCAGGGCcgtcctgcagctgctggaccGCAGCCCCAAGACTGCCATCGTCATCAGAACCGCCAACGTGCAGGAGCTCGGGCCGGAAGTGAGCCTCTTCAACAGCGACTGGTACTCCTTTCAGCTGGATTCTGTCATGAGGAAGATGTTCTCAGGAATTGCCGTGCACTTTGTGGATGCTTGGGAGATGTCTGTGGCTCATTACTCGCCACATAACCTGCACCCTAATGAAATAATTGTTAAGAATCAAATAGATGCATTTTTATCTTATGTGTGCCCTCTGCAAACTTAA